Proteins from a genomic interval of Pseudophryne corroboree isolate aPseCor3 chromosome 4, aPseCor3.hap2, whole genome shotgun sequence:
- the LOC134910944 gene encoding uncharacterized protein LOC134910944 codes for MAEGGSRKRTSLTQDEAETSHSQKSHSDASHDEYESPDEGSIHRAPKFTDDETDTLIDQVIHHTCQLFGPEAFNVHQKFKNNTWEEIAKSVSTARDIHRTPESCKKRLRDCKRKTNHKIKCRRKLQKVWEKKLEEHFRMVQDDERPPTGSQELKVAQEKNQKKTHKKKQKNLEEQQSGSFTTISRKVSFSETKTVMTDNFPSTADEPSVMPHILTLDNPSMVDEPSMLHHDATADHATMLDQPSMLQHTSTVDDTSFVTEPSMLKHSARVDDHSTVDQTSMMQEYSSVVHSSTTVETSTVNETSMRQEQSTMDDPFMEDENSTMLNPLMLDKAIESNMVTATQTQDNINEEPVLHSQKSNIDTEDTNQVELNAETAHSSVIDHGLQDQFLDSTNQAQAMMRIWIFE; via the exons atggcagagggtggtagcagaaaacgaacctcacttactcaagatgaagctgaaacatctcacagtcagaagagtcacagtgatgcttctcatgatgaatatgaatctcctgatgaaggaagcatccacagggccccaaagttcacagatgatgaaacagacaccctcattgaccaagttattcatcatacatgtcagctatttggtcccgaagcttttaatgtacaccagaaatttaaaaataatacttgggaagaaatagcaaaatctgtgtctacagctcgagatatacatcgaactcctgaaagctgcaaaaagagactacgtgactgtaagaggaagacaaatcataaaataaagtgtagaagaaaactccaaaaggtttgggagaaaaaactagaagagcactttagaatggtacaagatgacgagaggccacccactggttcccagg aacttaaggttgctcaagaaaaaaatcaaaagaaaacacataagaaaaagcagaagaatttggaagagcaacagtctg gttcctttacaacaatttcaaggaaagtttctttttctgaaacaaaaacagttatgacagacaattttccttcaactgcggatgaaccatcagtgatgccacatattttaacattGGACAATCCTTCCATGGTGGACGAACCATCAATGCTGCATCATGATGCAACAGCGGACCATGCTACCATGTTGGACCAACCATCAATGCTGCAACATACTTCGACAGTGGATGATACTTCCTTTGTGACCGAACCATCAATGCTGAAACATTCGGCAAGAGTGGATGATCATTCCACGGTGGACCAAACATCAATGATGCAAGAATATTCTTCTGTGGTTCACAGTTCCACTACGGTAGAGACTTCCACGGTAAATGAAACATCCATGAGGCAAGAACAATCAACAATGGATGATCCTTTCATGGAGGATGAAAATTCAACCATGCTAAACCCTTTAATGTTAGATAAAG CCATAGAAAGCAACATGGTGACTGCCACACAGACACAGGATAACATTAATGAGGAGCCTGTATTGCACAGCCAGAAAAGTAATATTGATACAGAAGATACCAACCAGGTGGAATtgaatgcagagactgcacattctagtgtaattgaccatggtcttcaagaccaattcctggactctacaaatcaag CTCAAGCTATGATGAGAATATGGATCTTCGAGTAA